The following proteins come from a genomic window of Pectobacterium actinidiae:
- the bcsQ gene encoding cellulose biosynthesis protein BcsQ: MPVIALQGIRGGVGTTSIAAALGWAFQQLGESVLVIDFSPDNLLRINFTMPFEQRRGWARAEADGAPWQTGAMRYLPGLDFLPFGRLNAQEVATLQQHYQQRPATWQNNLAQLNAAGRHRWILIDVPADNSPLTRQALATANTVFQVVVADANCHSRLHQQALPRQCHFLVNQFSTLSTLQQDLHQLWLHTLSHLLPLVVHRDEALAESLMLKQPLGECRPDSVAAEEIMTLANWCLIHVKESGV, from the coding sequence ATGCCTGTTATTGCATTGCAGGGAATTCGCGGAGGCGTAGGCACCACTTCGATCGCCGCCGCACTGGGATGGGCTTTCCAACAGTTGGGCGAGTCCGTACTGGTGATTGATTTCTCGCCGGACAATTTACTGCGCATTAACTTTACTATGCCGTTTGAACAACGCCGCGGCTGGGCGCGGGCGGAAGCCGACGGTGCGCCGTGGCAAACCGGTGCCATGCGGTATCTCCCCGGACTGGATTTTCTGCCGTTTGGTCGCCTGAATGCGCAGGAAGTCGCGACGCTTCAACAACATTACCAGCAGCGCCCCGCGACCTGGCAAAACAATCTCGCGCAGCTCAACGCGGCGGGTCGTCATCGCTGGATACTGATCGATGTACCGGCGGACAACAGCCCGCTCACGCGGCAGGCGTTAGCCACCGCGAATACCGTGTTTCAGGTGGTTGTGGCAGATGCCAATTGCCATTCACGCTTACATCAGCAGGCGTTGCCACGTCAGTGCCATTTTCTGGTTAATCAATTTTCTACGCTCAGCACACTCCAGCAGGATTTACACCAGCTCTGGCTGCACACGCTGTCACACCTGCTGCCGCTGGTAGTACACCGTGACGAAGCCTTGGCAGAATCGCTGATGCTGAAACAACCGCTGGGCGAATGCCGCCCGGACAGTGTGGCAGCGGAAGAGATCATGACGCTGGCAAACTGGTGCCTGATTCACGTTAAGGAAAGTGGCGTATGA
- the bcsR gene encoding cellulose biosynthesis protein BcsR — MNNEPNRINASARTDLTEDARTDDDLRVLSQAFSLPEINYIDIARQARLSQMMARWPLLDELKEPAGSD, encoded by the coding sequence ATGAATAACGAACCGAATCGTATAAATGCCAGCGCACGCACCGATTTAACGGAGGATGCAAGAACTGATGATGACCTACGGGTTCTCAGCCAGGCTTTCTCTTTACCTGAAATAAACTATATCGATATCGCCCGCCAAGCGCGTCTGAGCCAAATGATGGCTCGCTGGCCGCTACTGGATGAATTAAAAGAACCAGCCGGGAGCGACTGA
- the bcsA gene encoding UDP-forming cellulose synthase catalytic subunit: MSRILRIFLVPPARQAIQQRYRSYRQQGASALAAFLATLFAILGWIFLRLESEGWQQIRAQRTYWFPHISPQRPRPADILRYLTQGIWLLTIKNGQLPTSRRNVFSALPRWRQRYMNALQGLFTRFSHANTDDRDDSESSPAKMSRLQTLVTVALSLLCAALALLCITQPFDLLSQFIFMTLLWGIAMLVRNMPGRMPTLMMIALSFTVSCRYLWWRYTETLNWDDPLSLICGLLLLAAETYAWVVLVLGYFQTIWPLNRHPVSLPEDSKTWPTVDLMIPTYNEPLSVVKPTVYAALGIDWPKDKLNIYILDDGGRAEFKAFAKEVGVHYIARVTHEHAKAGNINNALKQAQGEFVAIFDCDHVPTRSFLQLTMGWFFKDKKLAMLQTPHHFFSPDPFERNLGRFRRTPNEGTLFYGLVQDGNDMWDATFFCGSCAILRRKPLDEIGGIAVETVTEDAHTSLRLHRRGYSSAYIRIPQAAGLATESLSAHIGQRIRWARGMVQIFRLDNPLFGKGLKLGQRLCYANAMMHFLSGIPRLIFLTAPLAFLLLHAYIIFAPALAIALYVLPHMVHASLTNSRIQGRYRHSFWSEIYETVLAWYIARPTTVALFNPHKGKFNVTAKGGLVEEQHVDWVITRPYLVLVLLNIAGVVYAGWRLIYGPPEEIMTVLISLLWVMYNMTILGGAVAVAVEAKQVRQAHRVEMSMSAAILRPDGHLFPCVLRDYSDGGVGVEARESGIVQVGDSVSLLLKRGQQEYAFPFSVTRAFDNKIGLRMTNLTIRQHIDFIQCTFARADTWALWQDSFPQDKPVESLVDVLALGFRGYLRLADYAPPVIRNIILAFLNIVVWVVSFIPRYVGKRTLTGQSGAALPENIRHQGKTPSAHETRFAQENLFTEKTVA, encoded by the coding sequence ATGAGTAGAATCCTGCGCATATTCCTCGTTCCGCCCGCCAGACAGGCGATACAGCAGCGCTACCGCAGCTATCGCCAGCAGGGTGCCTCCGCCTTGGCGGCATTTCTCGCCACGCTGTTTGCGATACTCGGCTGGATCTTCCTGCGGCTGGAGTCTGAGGGCTGGCAACAGATTCGCGCGCAGCGAACCTACTGGTTCCCACACATTTCGCCTCAACGCCCGCGCCCGGCCGATATTCTTCGCTATCTGACGCAGGGTATTTGGCTGCTAACCATCAAAAACGGCCAGTTGCCGACATCCCGCCGCAATGTCTTCTCCGCGCTACCGCGCTGGCGGCAACGCTACATGAACGCGCTGCAAGGGCTGTTTACCCGCTTTAGCCACGCCAATACTGACGATCGCGATGACAGTGAGTCTAGTCCTGCCAAGATGAGCCGCCTCCAGACGCTGGTGACGGTAGCGCTGAGCCTGCTGTGCGCAGCGCTGGCGTTGCTGTGCATCACGCAGCCGTTTGATTTGCTGTCTCAGTTTATTTTTATGACCCTGCTGTGGGGGATCGCCATGCTCGTTCGCAACATGCCGGGACGCATGCCGACGCTCATGATGATTGCCCTTTCTTTCACTGTCTCCTGCCGTTATCTGTGGTGGCGCTATACCGAAACGCTGAACTGGGACGATCCGCTGAGCCTGATCTGTGGCCTGCTGTTGCTGGCGGCGGAAACCTATGCCTGGGTCGTATTGGTTCTTGGCTATTTCCAGACGATCTGGCCGTTGAACCGCCACCCGGTTTCACTGCCGGAAGACAGCAAAACCTGGCCGACCGTCGATCTCATGATCCCAACCTACAATGAACCACTGAGCGTTGTGAAACCGACGGTGTATGCCGCGCTGGGCATCGACTGGCCTAAAGATAAGCTCAACATCTATATTCTGGATGACGGCGGGCGCGCCGAATTTAAAGCCTTCGCAAAAGAAGTCGGCGTCCATTACATCGCCCGCGTCACGCACGAACATGCCAAAGCCGGGAACATCAACAACGCCCTGAAACAGGCGCAAGGCGAGTTCGTCGCCATTTTTGACTGCGACCACGTCCCTACCCGTTCCTTCCTGCAATTAACTATGGGCTGGTTCTTCAAAGACAAAAAGCTGGCGATGCTACAAACGCCGCACCATTTCTTCTCGCCCGACCCGTTCGAACGCAATCTGGGGCGCTTCCGCCGCACCCCCAATGAAGGCACGCTGTTTTATGGTCTGGTTCAGGACGGCAACGACATGTGGGACGCCACGTTCTTCTGCGGTTCCTGCGCCATCCTGCGACGTAAACCACTGGATGAGATCGGCGGCATTGCGGTCGAAACGGTAACGGAGGATGCCCACACCTCGCTGCGCCTGCATCGTCGTGGTTACAGCTCGGCATATATCCGCATTCCGCAGGCCGCAGGATTAGCGACAGAGAGCCTCTCAGCCCACATTGGGCAGCGTATTCGCTGGGCGCGCGGGATGGTGCAAATCTTCCGGTTGGATAATCCCCTGTTCGGCAAAGGGCTGAAGCTCGGGCAGCGACTGTGTTATGCCAATGCCATGATGCACTTTCTGTCTGGTATTCCCCGACTGATCTTCCTGACCGCGCCGCTGGCCTTTCTGCTGCTACACGCCTATATCATTTTCGCCCCAGCGCTGGCCATCGCGCTCTACGTGTTGCCGCATATGGTGCACGCTAGCCTGACCAACTCACGCATTCAGGGTCGCTACCGTCACTCTTTCTGGAGTGAGATTTATGAAACTGTGCTGGCGTGGTACATCGCTCGACCCACCACCGTAGCGCTGTTTAACCCCCACAAAGGCAAATTCAACGTGACGGCCAAAGGTGGGCTGGTTGAAGAACAGCATGTCGACTGGGTCATTACGCGGCCTTACCTGGTGCTGGTGCTGCTGAACATCGCCGGAGTGGTATATGCAGGCTGGCGACTGATTTACGGGCCGCCGGAAGAGATCATGACGGTGCTCATCAGCCTGCTCTGGGTCATGTACAACATGACCATTTTAGGCGGAGCCGTCGCGGTTGCCGTAGAAGCGAAGCAGGTGCGTCAGGCACACCGGGTGGAAATGTCGATGTCCGCCGCGATTCTGCGCCCCGACGGTCATCTGTTCCCCTGCGTGCTGCGTGACTATTCCGATGGCGGTGTCGGCGTTGAAGCGCGTGAATCTGGCATTGTTCAGGTCGGGGACAGCGTCTCGCTGTTGTTAAAACGCGGCCAGCAGGAATACGCCTTCCCGTTCAGCGTCACCCGCGCGTTCGACAACAAAATTGGCCTGCGCATGACCAACCTGACCATTCGCCAGCATATTGATTTCATTCAATGTACGTTTGCCCGCGCCGACACCTGGGCGCTCTGGCAAGACAGCTTCCCGCAGGATAAACCGGTCGAAAGTCTGGTTGATGTGCTGGCTCTCGGCTTTCGCGGCTACTTACGTCTGGCCGATTACGCGCCGCCCGTCATACGCAACATTATTCTGGCCTTCCTCAACATCGTGGTGTGGGTTGTGTCATTCATCCCGCGCTATGTGGGGAAACGCACCCTAACAGGCCAGTCAGGCGCTGCGCTGCCGGAAAACATCAGACATCAGGGCAAGACACCGTCTGCCCATGAAACGCGATTTGCACAAGAGAACCTGTTTACAGAAAAGACAGTGGCTTAA
- the bcsZ gene encoding cellulose synthase complex periplasmic endoglucanase BcsZ codes for MPHGLRYLIPTLLWLWASLATAASCDWPAWEQYKQHYISAEGRVIDTSTPNKITTSEGQSYAMFFALVANDRVMFDRLLQWTENNLSAGDLRTNLPAWLWGESPDKHWTVLDPNSASDADLWIAYSLLEAGRLWKEARYQTLGTALLARIAKEEVVNIPGLGVMLLPGKVGFVEKDSWRLNPSYLPPQLLARFAPLDEKWKAMQRTTQRLLLETAPKGFSPDWVIWQKGKGWQPDTTKPNVGSYDAIRVYLWAGMMANSSKGKTDLLKQFQPMIQQTIQQGRPPEKADTATGTVTGQGSVGFSASLLPMLSRQSNALAVQRQRLADNPPGDDAYFSASLTLFGQGWDQKRYRFTSQGQLLPSRGSQCTTTP; via the coding sequence ATGCCGCACGGGCTGCGCTACCTGATCCCCACGCTGCTGTGGCTATGGGCTTCCCTGGCCACCGCCGCGAGCTGCGATTGGCCAGCCTGGGAGCAGTACAAGCAGCATTACATCAGCGCGGAAGGACGGGTGATTGATACCTCAACACCCAATAAAATCACCACGTCCGAAGGGCAAAGCTACGCCATGTTCTTTGCGCTGGTCGCCAACGATCGCGTGATGTTTGATCGGCTGCTGCAATGGACGGAAAACAACCTGTCCGCGGGCGATTTACGCACTAACCTGCCCGCCTGGTTATGGGGAGAAAGCCCCGATAAACACTGGACAGTGCTGGATCCGAATTCCGCTTCCGATGCCGACCTGTGGATTGCCTATAGCCTGCTTGAAGCCGGTCGGCTGTGGAAAGAAGCACGCTATCAAACGCTGGGCACCGCATTGCTCGCACGCATCGCCAAGGAAGAGGTGGTTAACATTCCGGGGCTGGGCGTGATGCTGTTACCCGGCAAAGTGGGTTTCGTAGAGAAAGACAGCTGGCGCTTGAACCCCAGCTATCTTCCACCACAGCTGCTGGCTCGATTTGCTCCGCTGGATGAGAAGTGGAAAGCGATGCAGCGCACCACACAGCGCCTGCTGTTAGAAACCGCGCCAAAAGGGTTCTCGCCTGACTGGGTCATCTGGCAAAAAGGCAAAGGCTGGCAGCCCGATACCACCAAACCCAATGTCGGCAGCTATGACGCCATCCGCGTCTATCTGTGGGCGGGGATGATGGCCAACAGCAGCAAAGGGAAAACCGACTTGCTCAAACAGTTTCAGCCGATGATTCAGCAGACGATCCAGCAAGGGCGACCGCCTGAAAAAGCGGATACCGCGACAGGCACTGTTACCGGACAGGGATCGGTAGGCTTTTCCGCTTCACTGCTTCCGATGCTATCCCGTCAATCGAATGCGCTGGCCGTCCAGCGCCAGCGGCTCGCCGACAATCCACCGGGTGACGATGCCTATTTCTCTGCCTCTCTGACGCTCTTTGGTCAGGGATGGGATCAAAAGCGCTACCGCTTCACGTCACAAGGCCAACTTTTACCGTCCCGGGGCAGCCAATGCACAACAACACCTTAA
- the bcsB gene encoding cellulose biosynthesis cyclic di-GMP-binding regulatory protein BcsB, which produces MTKKIIWFTALALGVSSLSQAVTTPNAQTPAEGGVAQPPANAANATPATTSMPAIPLVQPPANAAVRNVVMPFAQIAPAPGTFALRGINPDGQIEFGVRSDEVVTQASLDLEFTPSPALIPTESHIKVYLNNELMGVTTISKEQMGKSNRVRIPIDPRYITDFNRMQLVFVGHYQNICENPASTSLWLDVSKASALNLQFQKLTLKNDLSPFPAPFFDSRDTRPLTLPIVFAGQPDLVQQRAAAVLASWFGSKAQWRGQSFPALFNQLPTSHGIVFATNDKRPDFLRDSPAVNGPTVSIISHPNDPHIKLLLVQGRDDNELLTAVQGIAQGNALFRGQSVTIDKVEQLAPRQPYDAPNWVRTDRPMTFAELQQYNEQLQTDGIVPRPISLTMNLPPDLFMVRSQGIDMRLKYRYTAPQIQDGSRLSINLNNQFVQAFSLVPEQDQNSLLMRLPLTQGLWDSDKSLSIPALKLGTTNQLRFDFNYTTLLSSGTADRCETYTPVVNHAVIDSNSTINFSGYRHFMAMPDLRAFANAGYPFSRLADLSQTLVLVNKQPQPAQVSALLNAIGNIGAQTGYPALAVQLSDDWTQIDKQDSDILMIGAIPPELHDSSKINLLVEQTQSWIKQPIRQTAVLDMDAPESDATPDSKATVSGDGPMSAIIGFQSPYHDQRSVVALLADSPQGYTLLNNTLIDSEKRASLFGSVSVIRESGINNLRVGDVYYVGHLPWWERIWHALAQHPVWLAIMSTVTVIIVAWLLWRSLKFFSRRRLSPDERD; this is translated from the coding sequence ATGACGAAAAAAATAATCTGGTTCACCGCATTGGCTTTAGGCGTCAGCTCATTATCTCAGGCTGTCACCACGCCGAACGCACAAACACCCGCCGAAGGGGGCGTGGCCCAGCCGCCTGCCAATGCTGCCAACGCAACACCCGCGACGACGAGCATGCCTGCGATCCCGCTGGTGCAGCCGCCGGCCAACGCCGCCGTACGCAATGTGGTGATGCCATTTGCGCAAATTGCGCCTGCGCCGGGCACCTTTGCGCTACGCGGCATTAATCCCGACGGACAGATTGAGTTTGGCGTTCGCAGCGACGAAGTCGTCACACAGGCTTCACTCGACCTCGAATTTACCCCGTCACCGGCGCTGATCCCCACCGAGTCGCATATCAAGGTTTACCTGAACAATGAGCTCATGGGCGTCACCACGATTAGCAAAGAGCAGATGGGGAAATCCAACCGCGTGCGCATTCCTATCGATCCGCGCTACATCACGGACTTTAACCGCATGCAGTTGGTGTTCGTCGGCCATTATCAGAACATCTGTGAAAACCCGGCCAGCACCAGCCTGTGGCTGGATGTCAGCAAAGCCAGCGCGCTCAATCTGCAATTCCAGAAGCTGACGCTGAAAAACGATCTGTCGCCGTTCCCTGCGCCGTTTTTTGACAGCCGCGATACCCGCCCGCTAACGCTACCCATCGTCTTTGCCGGCCAGCCGGATCTGGTGCAGCAGCGTGCCGCCGCGGTGCTCGCCTCCTGGTTTGGCAGCAAAGCACAATGGCGTGGGCAGTCTTTCCCTGCCCTCTTCAACCAGTTGCCAACGAGTCACGGTATTGTGTTCGCCACCAACGATAAGCGGCCGGATTTCCTGCGTGACTCCCCCGCCGTGAACGGACCAACGGTGTCTATCATCAGCCACCCCAACGATCCTCACATTAAACTACTGCTGGTGCAGGGGCGTGATGATAATGAACTGCTTACCGCCGTGCAGGGCATCGCACAGGGGAACGCGCTATTCCGTGGGCAAAGCGTCACGATCGATAAGGTCGAACAACTCGCCCCACGGCAGCCGTATGATGCACCAAACTGGGTGCGCACCGATCGCCCGATGACCTTCGCCGAACTACAGCAATATAATGAACAGCTGCAAACCGACGGTATCGTGCCTCGACCGATTTCACTGACCATGAACCTGCCGCCTGATCTGTTTATGGTTCGCAGTCAGGGCATCGATATGCGCCTGAAATATCGTTACACGGCGCCGCAAATTCAGGACGGATCGCGCCTGAGCATCAACCTGAACAACCAGTTCGTACAGGCCTTCTCGCTGGTACCAGAACAGGACCAGAATTCCCTGTTGATGCGCCTACCGCTCACGCAGGGGCTATGGGATTCCGACAAGAGTCTGTCCATTCCGGCGCTGAAACTGGGTACCACCAACCAGTTGCGCTTTGATTTCAATTACACCACGCTGCTTTCCAGCGGCACCGCCGACCGCTGTGAAACCTATACGCCGGTCGTCAATCACGCCGTCATCGACAGCAATTCGACCATTAATTTCTCTGGCTATCGCCACTTTATGGCGATGCCGGATCTGCGCGCCTTCGCCAATGCCGGCTACCCGTTCAGCCGACTGGCTGACCTGTCACAAACGCTGGTGCTGGTGAACAAACAACCACAACCGGCTCAGGTCAGCGCGCTGCTGAATGCCATCGGCAACATTGGGGCGCAAACCGGCTACCCGGCGCTGGCGGTACAACTCAGCGATGACTGGACGCAGATAGATAAGCAGGACAGCGATATTTTGATGATCGGCGCTATCCCGCCGGAGCTGCACGACAGCAGCAAAATCAACCTGCTGGTCGAGCAAACGCAAAGCTGGATTAAGCAGCCGATACGCCAGACTGCTGTTCTGGACATGGATGCGCCCGAATCTGACGCGACGCCAGACAGCAAGGCCACCGTCAGCGGTGACGGCCCAATGTCGGCGATTATCGGCTTCCAGTCCCCGTATCACGACCAGCGTAGCGTCGTCGCGCTACTCGCCGATAGCCCGCAGGGCTATACGCTACTCAATAACACGCTGATCGACAGCGAAAAAAGAGCCTCACTGTTCGGTTCCGTTTCCGTCATCCGTGAATCGGGCATCAATAATCTGCGCGTCGGTGACGTTTACTACGTCGGCCACCTGCCGTGGTGGGAACGTATCTGGCACGCCTTGGCGCAGCATCCCGTCTGGCTGGCTATTATGTCCACCGTCACCGTCATTATTGTCGCCTGGCTGCTATGGCGTAGTCTGAAATTCTTCAGTCGCCGCCGCCTATCGCCGGATGAAAGGGACTAA